GTGTTATTTACAATTGTTCAGAACCTCTTCGCCAAGCACAGGATCGACCCAAAAAGCATTGACATTCTAATCACAAATTGTAGTCTTTCATGCCCAACTCCTTCTCTAGCATCAATGGTGATCAACAAGTTTGGATTTAGAAGCAATGTGATGAGCTTCAATCTGTCAGGAATGGGGTGCAGCTGTGGTCTTCTTTCTATATCTTTAACTAGAGACCTCCTCAAAGTGCATAACAACGTTTTAGCTCTAGTTCTTAGCACAGAATCAATATGTTCCAACATGTATCATGGAAAAGTCAAGTCTATGCTGCTTGCAAACTGCTTGTTTAGAATGGGGGGCGCTGCGATTTTGCTGTCGAATCGAAAATGTGACAGGCAGCTTGCTAAGTATGAGCTTAAGCATCTTATTAGAACTCATCTGGGTTCTAAAGATACCTCTTATAAGTGTGTTGTCCAACAACCAGATGATGAAGGGTTCATCGGAGTGTCTTTGTCAAGATCAATTCTACAAGTAGCCAGTGAAGGATTGAAGACTAACATGGCAGCATTGGCTGCATTGGTGCTACCTTACTCCGAGCTAATCAAATATGGCCTATCAGTTATGTGGAAGATCATTTGGCCACCAGCAAAAAGGAGAGGTCCTTATATACCTAATTTCAAGAAAGTTTTTGATCATTTTTGTGTTCATGCAGGTGGGAAAACAGTGATTGATGCAATAAAGGAGAGCCTTAAGTTGAAAAACAGGGACATTGAAGGATCAAAGATGACACTCTTTAGGTTTGGGAACACTTCCTCATCATCAATTTGGTATACCTTAGCATATCTTGAGGCAAAAGGTAGGGTTAGAAAGGGTGAAAATGTTTGGCAATTAGCACTGGGGAGTGGATTTAAATGTAACAGTGCTGTTTGGAAGTGTATTTCTAAGATGAAACCAGATGTTTCCAATGTTTGGATGGATCGAATTCATCGGTATCCAGTTGAGGTTCCTGATGTGATCGATCATTAATAAAATGTCTAATTAGGAATGTCAATCGGATGGCTATTTTTGGATATCCGACCCGATCAAACGCCTAATAGGATGGATTCGAGTAATGATAAACGGGTTTGATATGGATTTGAAATTTAATCTTACTACCCGTATCAGGTTCGGATCGGATTCGGATTTGAATCCACAGGTACCTATTATCCGAAtccaattatataaaaataatatattagatttttattatttagaatattattttaaattttactaaatttatgtttggattgtattaatatattgatatttaatgttgaatatttaaattttattattttatattttattttttttgcttatattaatttttgttaatatattttagaatttatttattgtaaacAGTGTCGGTAACGGGTACCCATTTAGTTACCCGAATGTTTATATAAATGGATAGGATACTCGCTATCCATTTAAATATCCATAAACATAgttactaattatttaatttaaacggGTTTTAATTGAGTTCGGATAGTATGCAGTTATTTCTATTCGGGTTTAGTAGGGGTTCGAGCAACAAAGACTATTTCTTAAACGGGTTTGAGACGGGTTTGGATACGTGTATTTTAATCGGGTTTGGGTTCGAATATTCTTAAATGAGCGGGTATCCTACTCGTTGTTATTCCTAGGCCTAATAgcttaaataattcaaatctttacgaaattttactattttagctaatttttttaaaagttattaatttagtcACAACTTAATAAATTGAGTGCAATTTTGGCTTAATTGAGTTGTTTTTCAAAGTTAAGCAATGCGAACAATGACATGGACGCCAATTAAGAAATGAGAAATCCAAATTAATTGGTCCTAAtgtcatattatttatatatattacttaattttgaattcttatttttaaaattgtattcATATTATCGTTCATGTTGCTTAATTTTGACCGAAAACTTAATTTGGCAAAAAATCAtagctaaattaataattttaaaaaaattatcaaaatagcAAATTAGtgcaaaaatttgaattttttagaCTGTTAGACCTAAATAAAATGAACGTAGCTTACAATTATTTGAAGAAAGAGTAGTATTGATTAATAGAC
The nucleotide sequence above comes from Ricinus communis isolate WT05 ecotype wild-type chromosome 6, ASM1957865v1, whole genome shotgun sequence. Encoded proteins:
- the LOC8263590 gene encoding 3-ketoacyl-CoA synthase 7-like, yielding MSLFLISPLVMLEPSHTSFPLEETNTIIPIFILGLLLLDHSRFTQKLIKPLSAMDIIMFSPSNSREILCFLFPNLKVLAAIALFLAIFMYLSLNSERVYLVDFLCYKAPETHRVPISSFIEHEEILGEFNSETVEFQSKVLERSGLGHESYFPSGIHLIPTDHSLKSTLEEVEMVLFTIVQNLFAKHRIDPKSIDILITNCSLSCPTPSLASMVINKFGFRSNVMSFNLSGMGCSCGLLSISLTRDLLKVHNNVLALVLSTESICSNMYHGKVKSMLLANCLFRMGGAAILLSNRKCDRQLAKYELKHLIRTHLGSKDTSYKCVVQQPDDEGFIGVSLSRSILQVASEGLKTNMAALAALVLPYSELIKYGLSVMWKIIWPPAKRRGPYIPNFKKVFDHFCVHAGGKTVIDAIKESLKLKNRDIEGSKMTLFRFGNTSSSSIWYTLAYLEAKGRVRKGENVWQLALGSGFKCNSAVWKCISKMKPDVSNVWMDRIHRYPVEVPDVIDH